A window from Roseburia sp. 499 encodes these proteins:
- a CDS encoding NAD(P)/FAD-dependent oxidoreductase, with protein MIRIQQLKLPISHTEEQLKQKIAKMLRVPVAEIKLYKIRKQSIDARKKQEVSYVYTVDVQVPGEEKLLKKLKSNYISLAKDEIYDFPESGTQQLKNRPVIIGSGPAGLFCGYLLAQHGYKPVIIERGRCVEERQKDVETFWKTNVLDTRSNVQFGEGGAGTFSDGKLNTLVKDVKGRNKKVLDIFISHGAPEKISYVNKPHIGTDILIKVVADMRRQIEEWGGKYLFETCVTDVSVENGSVSGVVCRNERDGSSCNIPAEAVVLAIGHSARDTFEMLLERKVPMEAKSFAVGMRVEHPQQMISENQYGEAAASILPAASYKLTANLENGRGVYSFCMCPGGYVVNASSEEGRLAVNGMSYSGRNGKNANSAIIVTVTPEDFGGEGPLSGVAFQRKLEERAYELGNGMVPQQLFGDFEKGKISEAYGAFSSELKGNHTFGALHTLFPKEITESFIQGMHSFAKRIPDFDRKDAILSGVESRTSSPVRIPRDENFESSLKGLYPCGEGAGYAGGIMSAAMDGMKIAEEIVRRYKVPDAE; from the coding sequence ATGATTCGAATACAGCAGTTAAAACTGCCTATCTCTCATACAGAAGAGCAGCTAAAACAGAAAATAGCAAAGATGCTTCGGGTGCCAGTAGCAGAGATCAAACTGTATAAGATAAGAAAACAGTCCATCGATGCCAGAAAAAAGCAGGAAGTCTCTTATGTTTATACTGTAGATGTGCAGGTGCCGGGAGAAGAAAAACTTCTTAAAAAACTTAAAAGTAATTATATTTCCCTTGCAAAGGATGAAATCTATGATTTTCCGGAAAGTGGAACACAACAGCTGAAAAACAGACCTGTGATTATCGGAAGTGGTCCGGCAGGCTTGTTTTGTGGATATTTATTGGCGCAGCATGGTTACAAACCTGTGATTATAGAACGAGGCAGATGCGTAGAGGAACGTCAAAAGGATGTAGAAACTTTTTGGAAAACAAATGTATTAGATACTCGTTCTAATGTGCAATTTGGCGAGGGCGGTGCAGGAACTTTTTCAGATGGCAAGCTAAATACCCTTGTAAAGGATGTAAAAGGAAGAAATAAAAAAGTATTGGATATCTTTATTTCTCATGGTGCACCCGAAAAAATTTCTTATGTTAATAAGCCACACATTGGAACAGATATTTTGATTAAAGTAGTGGCGGATATGCGTCGGCAGATTGAGGAATGGGGCGGAAAATATCTTTTTGAAACTTGTGTAACGGATGTATCAGTCGAAAATGGCAGTGTGTCAGGTGTTGTATGCAGAAATGAGCGGGATGGAAGTAGTTGTAACATTCCGGCAGAGGCAGTAGTGCTTGCGATTGGACATAGTGCAAGAGATACCTTTGAGATGTTGTTAGAACGAAAGGTTCCTATGGAAGCAAAATCTTTTGCAGTAGGAATGCGTGTAGAGCATCCACAGCAGATGATTAGTGAGAATCAGTACGGAGAGGCTGCTGCATCCATTCTTCCGGCAGCGTCCTATAAATTGACTGCAAATCTGGAAAATGGTAGAGGTGTTTATTCTTTTTGTATGTGTCCGGGTGGATATGTAGTAAATGCTTCTTCCGAAGAAGGACGCCTTGCAGTAAATGGAATGAGCTACAGTGGAAGAAACGGAAAAAATGCTAACAGTGCCATTATTGTAACTGTAACACCAGAGGATTTTGGTGGCGAAGGACCATTAAGTGGAGTTGCTTTCCAACGAAAATTAGAGGAACGGGCATATGAGTTGGGAAATGGAATGGTTCCACAACAGTTGTTTGGCGATTTTGAAAAAGGAAAAATTTCAGAAGCATATGGCGCGTTTTCATCAGAATTAAAAGGAAATCATACTTTTGGCGCACTGCATACTTTGTTTCCAAAGGAGATTACAGAATCTTTTATCCAGGGAATGCATAGTTTTGCAAAGCGTATTCCCGATTTTGACCGGAAGGATGCGATTCTTTCAGGAGTAGAAAGTCGGACTTCATCTCCGGTAAGGATTCCAAGGGATGAGAACTTTGAAAGCAGTCTTAAGGGATTGTATCCTTGTGGAGAAGGTGCCGGATATGCAGGTGGAATCATGTCAGCAGCAATGGATGGTATGAAAATAGCAGAAGAAATTGTTAGAAGGTATAAAGTACCGGATGCAGAGTAA
- the ybeY gene encoding rRNA maturation RNase YbeY yields the protein MTVTIEEERNPEFGFDYQSLAKEVIEAAIEWEEFPYETEVNLLLVSLDEIHEINREHRNIDRPTDVLSFPMIQYESPGDFSKIEEDEDNFNPDTGEALLGDIILCVDKVKEQAESYGHTIEREFAFLILHSMLHLFGYDHMTEEEAAVMEQKQREILEHMNILR from the coding sequence GTGACAGTTACCATAGAAGAAGAACGGAATCCGGAATTTGGGTTTGATTATCAGTCTTTGGCAAAAGAAGTAATTGAAGCCGCTATTGAGTGGGAAGAGTTCCCATATGAGACAGAGGTCAATTTGCTTTTGGTATCCTTAGATGAGATTCATGAGATAAATCGGGAACATCGGAATATCGATCGACCTACGGATGTACTTTCCTTTCCTATGATTCAGTACGAAAGTCCGGGGGATTTTTCGAAAATAGAAGAGGATGAAGATAATTTTAATCCCGATACGGGGGAAGCGCTTTTAGGAGATATTATTCTGTGTGTAGATAAGGTAAAGGAGCAGGCAGAAAGTTATGGACATACTATAGAAAGGGAATTTGCCTTTTTGATTTTGCATAGTATGCTTCACTTATTTGGATATGATCATATGACTGAGGAAGAGGCCGCAGTTATGGAACAGAAACAGAGAGAGATTCTGGAACATATGAATATTTTAAGATAA
- a CDS encoding DUF3048 domain-containing protein — MKKRMLCLLLATCVAATTVAGCGKKEEEKKPVVEKEEPKEEPEEEPVDTHEGQAKSYLTGQWIDEELAKKRPLAIMIGNTSDALPQFGTSSADIIYEVPVEGAYTRMMAIFQDYSALDKIGSVRSCRHYFLYFAKEFDAIYAHYGQSIYAEPLLEQEDVNNLSGLDGSVGSTVFYRDTNRKAPHNAFASAEGINAGIEKKGYRTELSSDYQGHYQFAEDEQEVNLTNGEDALVVSPGYVVNKPWFVYNAEDGLYYRYEFKDKQIDGANDQQLAVKNILVQYCDWSYKDENGYLDINTTSGGEGVYITNGKMEKVTWTKANENSPARYFDESGNEITINQGKTWVCVVQNSYKDRFHVYQTEAELQEARAAE; from the coding sequence ATGAAGAAACGTATGTTATGTTTGTTATTAGCAACTTGCGTGGCAGCTACAACCGTAGCTGGATGCGGGAAGAAGGAAGAGGAAAAGAAACCGGTAGTGGAAAAGGAAGAGCCCAAGGAAGAACCGGAAGAAGAGCCTGTGGATACTCACGAGGGACAGGCAAAGAGTTATCTGACCGGACAATGGATTGATGAGGAACTAGCTAAGAAGCGTCCATTGGCAATTATGATTGGTAATACTTCAGATGCATTGCCACAGTTTGGAACTTCTTCGGCAGATATTATTTACGAAGTTCCGGTAGAGGGAGCATATACTCGTATGATGGCAATTTTTCAGGATTATTCTGCGTTGGACAAGATTGGTTCCGTGCGAAGCTGCCGTCATTATTTCCTTTACTTTGCAAAAGAGTTCGATGCCATTTATGCGCATTACGGACAATCTATTTATGCAGAGCCGTTGTTAGAGCAAGAGGATGTAAATAATTTAAGTGGTCTGGATGGATCTGTTGGTTCTACCGTGTTCTACCGAGATACCAACCGTAAGGCACCACATAATGCATTTGCCAGTGCAGAAGGAATTAATGCAGGAATTGAGAAAAAGGGGTATCGGACTGAGCTTTCTTCTGATTATCAGGGACATTATCAGTTTGCAGAGGATGAGCAGGAAGTAAATCTGACCAATGGGGAAGATGCGCTGGTTGTAAGTCCTGGATATGTTGTGAATAAACCATGGTTTGTATACAATGCGGAAGATGGATTGTATTATCGTTATGAATTTAAGGATAAGCAGATTGATGGTGCCAATGACCAACAGCTTGCAGTAAAAAATATTCTGGTTCAGTATTGTGACTGGTCTTATAAAGATGAAAATGGATATTTAGACATCAATACAACTTCTGGCGGAGAAGGAGTTTATATTACAAATGGAAAAATGGAAAAGGTAACATGGACAAAGGCAAACGAGAATTCTCCGGCACGTTATTTTGATGAAAGCGGAAACGAAATCACAATTAATCAGGGTAAGACATGGGTATGTGTTGTACAAAACAGTTATAAAGACCGTTTCCATGTATATCAGACAGAGGCAGAATTGCAGGAAGCCAGAGCAGCAGAATAA
- the yqfD gene encoding sporulation protein YqfD, whose protein sequence is MLIDKLKYLQGYVKIKLYGYAPERFLNLCSNRNILIWNLEYEDGNYIFCISIKGIKSLKPILKKTRTTFEILERHGMPFYMHRYRKRKLFAVGILVCSILLYTMSLFIWKIEVDGNLHRTDDSIIQFLEENHVYHGMRKSKIDCETIEELLRTGYDDIIWASVKVEGTMLVIDIQENLSTNQQAQEKKVDDGTPFDIVADKDAVIYSILARKGLPQVEEGAEVHAGDILVTGQIPVISDDGETVSYQYCTSDADIMGITQYPYDDSFLLEYQDKVFTGNESIDYELRLGKKQFSLPNFSKTFFKCDTITDEYDLKIGDTFYLPVAFNRKTYKEYEIVKKRYTKEEAKQVAEGKLEQFYKKLRQKGVQIIENNVMIVTDGKKCKASGSIKVIEKIGTQKASVISEETQEGQMTDESDGEDD, encoded by the coding sequence TTGTTAATAGATAAATTGAAATATCTGCAAGGATATGTAAAAATAAAACTTTACGGATATGCACCGGAACGTTTTCTGAATCTGTGCAGTAATCGCAATATTCTGATTTGGAACCTAGAGTATGAGGATGGCAATTACATATTTTGTATCAGCATTAAAGGGATTAAGAGTCTAAAGCCTATTCTAAAAAAAACAAGGACAACATTTGAAATATTGGAACGTCATGGTATGCCTTTTTACATGCATAGATACCGGAAACGGAAATTGTTTGCAGTTGGAATATTAGTGTGCAGTATATTATTGTATACAATGTCTTTGTTTATATGGAAGATTGAGGTAGATGGGAATCTGCATCGTACTGATGACAGTATTATTCAATTTTTAGAGGAAAATCATGTATATCATGGAATGCGAAAAAGCAAAATAGATTGTGAAACCATTGAAGAATTGTTGCGAACCGGATATGACGATATTATTTGGGCATCTGTTAAAGTGGAAGGAACCATGTTGGTAATTGATATTCAGGAAAATCTTTCTACGAATCAGCAGGCGCAAGAAAAAAAAGTAGATGACGGAACACCGTTTGATATTGTGGCAGATAAGGATGCGGTCATTTACAGTATTCTTGCCAGAAAGGGGCTTCCGCAGGTGGAAGAGGGAGCTGAAGTTCATGCTGGAGATATTTTGGTGACAGGACAGATTCCGGTCATAAGTGATGATGGAGAAACGGTATCTTATCAGTATTGTACTTCTGATGCGGATATTATGGGAATCACACAGTATCCGTATGATGATAGTTTTTTACTGGAATATCAGGATAAGGTATTTACTGGAAATGAGAGTATTGATTATGAATTACGTTTAGGAAAAAAACAGTTTTCTTTACCTAATTTTTCGAAAACATTTTTTAAGTGTGACACCATAACGGATGAGTATGACTTGAAAATAGGAGACACTTTTTATCTTCCGGTAGCGTTCAATCGAAAGACCTATAAAGAATATGAAATTGTGAAAAAAAGATATACGAAAGAAGAAGCAAAACAAGTAGCTGAGGGGAAATTGGAGCAATTTTATAAAAAATTAAGACAAAAAGGGGTTCAAATTATAGAAAATAATGTTATGATAGTAACAGACGGAAAAAAATGTAAGGCTTCCGGTTCTATAAAGGTGATTGAAAAAATTGGAACACAGAAAGCTTCCGTCATATCAGAAGAGACACAGGAAGGGCAGATGACAGATGAGTCTGATGGAGAAGATGATTGA
- a CDS encoding PhoH family protein produces MSLMEKMIDVPVEHMSNVFGQFDMYMKKIERAFGVTVVIRENSMKLLGNEQDIQKASRVFTQLFELSKRGNQITEQNVDYAISLTFEEKESAIVEIDKELICHTINGKPVKPKTLGQKKYVDEIRNKMIVFGMGPAGTGKTYLAMAMAITAFKNEEVNRIILTRPAIEAGEKLGFLPGDLQSKIDPYLRPLYDALYQIMGADSFQKNMEKGLIEVAPLAYMRGRTLDNAFIILDEAQNTTPAQMKMFLTRIGFGSKVVVTGDATQKDLAPGATSGLDVALRVLKNVEEIGICRLSSADVVRHPLVQKIVKAYEEYEKKETKGKEKNRSRKKTDFGR; encoded by the coding sequence ATGAGTCTGATGGAGAAGATGATTGATGTACCGGTAGAACATATGTCTAATGTGTTTGGACAGTTCGACATGTACATGAAGAAGATAGAAAGAGCATTTGGCGTTACCGTTGTAATTCGGGAAAACAGTATGAAGCTCCTGGGAAATGAACAGGATATTCAGAAAGCTTCCCGCGTATTTACACAGTTATTTGAACTTTCTAAACGAGGAAACCAGATTACAGAGCAGAATGTAGATTATGCTATATCCCTTACGTTTGAAGAGAAGGAATCGGCAATTGTAGAGATTGATAAGGAATTAATATGTCATACAATCAATGGAAAACCGGTAAAGCCAAAAACACTAGGTCAGAAAAAGTATGTAGATGAAATTCGCAATAAAATGATTGTGTTTGGAATGGGGCCAGCCGGAACCGGTAAGACCTATCTTGCTATGGCTATGGCAATTACTGCGTTTAAAAATGAAGAAGTAAACCGTATTATTCTTACCAGACCGGCCATTGAGGCAGGAGAGAAACTTGGATTTCTTCCGGGAGATTTGCAGAGTAAGATTGATCCATACTTGCGTCCGCTGTATGATGCATTGTATCAGATTATGGGAGCAGATAGTTTCCAGAAAAATATGGAAAAGGGATTAATAGAAGTAGCTCCGCTTGCCTATATGAGAGGACGTACACTGGATAATGCTTTTATTATCCTGGATGAGGCACAGAATACGACTCCGGCGCAGATGAAAATGTTTTTGACACGTATCGGATTTGGGTCTAAGGTGGTTGTGACGGGAGATGCGACACAAAAGGACCTGGCTCCGGGAGCAACTTCTGGGTTGGATGTGGCATTGCGTGTATTGAAGAATGTAGAAGAGATCGGAATATGTAGATTGAGCAGTGCGGATGTAGTGCGCCATCCACTGGTGCAGAAAATAGTAAAGGCTTATGAGGAATATGAAAAAAAGGAAACAAAAGGAAAAGAAAAAAATAGAAGTAGAAAAAAGACCGATTTTGGAAGATAA
- a CDS encoding NUDIX hydrolase has translation MLIKMSEVQVKFYEQIDDEKLKFAVIISKTGGKWVLCKHKERNTYEVPGGHREPGETILQTAKRELQEETGAIDFDIAPVCVYSVIGKTRVNENIDEESFGMLYFANIRTFEQELHSEIEKIIITDQLPKEWTYPLIQPKLMEKATELGFC, from the coding sequence GTGCTGATAAAAATGTCCGAAGTGCAAGTGAAATTTTATGAACAAATAGATGATGAAAAACTGAAATTTGCAGTCATCATATCAAAGACAGGCGGAAAATGGGTACTTTGCAAGCATAAGGAACGTAATACCTACGAAGTTCCGGGAGGTCATAGAGAACCGGGCGAAACGATTTTGCAGACTGCAAAACGAGAATTACAGGAAGAAACAGGAGCTATTGACTTTGATATTGCACCTGTATGTGTGTACTCGGTGATTGGTAAAACGAGAGTAAATGAAAATATCGACGAAGAATCTTTTGGCATGTTATATTTTGCAAATATCAGAACTTTTGAACAAGAACTGCATAGTGAAATAGAAAAGATTATAATTACAGACCAGCTTCCGAAAGAATGGACTTATCCGTTGATTCAACCCAAATTGATGGAAAAAGCAACAGAACTTGGATTTTGTTAA
- a CDS encoding NAD(P)/FAD-dependent oxidoreductase: MGREFDVIIVGAGASGMMAGISAARSGAKVLILEHMDSAGKKILATGNGKCNFTNEKQGIAYYRSNNPAFVLPVFEQFGLEDTLSLFKELGIEPRSKRDGYYYPASGQASSVREVLLMECRRQKVRIAYNVGIRSIYKEGKYFIFDTKQGEFRGKTCIIATGGKAAKKTGSDGSGIPYIVGFGHKVTDIVPALVALQGKQSFLREIAGIRAENRVKIYIENEEIAEETGELQLTENGVSGIPVFQLSRYASYGLSEGKEVYVLLDFLPWQTEEETVIMLEERFLKYGKGKSAREALIGLFSEKIIGVLLKEAGISTETRAEVCSKEEIKKLVNVIRHLRVDIVGTKGFDAAQVTAGGVDTEEIDAATMESKIVSGLYFAGEVVDVDGMCGGYNLQWAWSSGWVAGKHAGEGSKQL; this comes from the coding sequence ATGGGTAGAGAATTTGATGTAATTATAGTTGGTGCAGGGGCATCTGGAATGATGGCAGGAATCAGTGCAGCACGTTCCGGTGCTAAGGTGCTGATTCTGGAACATATGGATAGTGCAGGAAAGAAAATATTGGCGACCGGAAATGGAAAATGCAACTTTACCAACGAAAAGCAGGGGATTGCGTATTATCGAAGCAATAACCCTGCCTTTGTATTGCCTGTTTTTGAACAATTTGGTCTGGAAGATACATTAAGCCTTTTTAAAGAGCTTGGAATAGAGCCGCGAAGTAAAAGGGATGGTTACTATTATCCGGCTAGTGGACAGGCTTCTTCTGTGCGTGAAGTACTTTTGATGGAATGCAGACGGCAAAAAGTGCGAATTGCATACAATGTAGGAATTCGTTCAATTTATAAAGAAGGAAAATACTTCATTTTTGATACAAAGCAGGGAGAATTCAGGGGAAAAACATGTATTATTGCTACCGGTGGTAAGGCTGCAAAGAAAACAGGAAGCGATGGAAGCGGAATTCCATATATTGTAGGATTTGGTCATAAAGTGACAGATATTGTGCCTGCACTTGTTGCTTTGCAGGGAAAACAGTCATTTTTACGGGAAATTGCAGGAATTCGTGCAGAAAATCGGGTGAAAATTTACATAGAAAATGAGGAAATTGCAGAAGAAACCGGAGAACTTCAACTGACAGAAAATGGAGTTTCCGGAATTCCTGTTTTCCAATTAAGTCGATATGCTTCTTATGGATTGTCAGAAGGAAAAGAGGTTTATGTATTGTTGGATTTTTTACCATGGCAGACAGAGGAAGAGACTGTAATTATGTTGGAAGAACGTTTTTTGAAATATGGAAAGGGAAAGTCTGCACGAGAGGCATTGATTGGGCTTTTTTCTGAAAAAATAATAGGAGTTCTTTTGAAAGAAGCAGGAATTTCCACAGAAACCAGAGCAGAAGTTTGTTCCAAAGAAGAAATAAAAAAATTAGTGAATGTGATTCGTCATTTGCGCGTGGACATTGTGGGAACAAAAGGATTTGATGCAGCACAGGTAACAGCCGGTGGTGTGGATACAGAAGAAATAGATGCAGCTACGATGGAGTCTAAAATAGTTTCAGGACTTTATTTCGCAGGCGAGGTAGTTGATGTTGACGGTATGTGTGGCGGCTATAATTTGCAGTGGGCGTGGTCCAGCGGATGGGTAGCTGGAAAACATGCAGGGGAAGGAAGTAAACAATTATGA
- a CDS encoding pyrimidine-nucleoside phosphorylase, translating to MRMYDLITKKKQGNALTKEEINFMITGYTNGEIPDYQMSAMMMAICFQGMNDEETLNLTLAMRDSGEVLDLSAIEGIKVDKHSTGGVGDKTSLVLAPMVAALGIPVAKMSGRGLGHTGGTIDKLECFPGFSTSLTEEQFYQNVNQVKMAIMGQTANLAPADKKLYALRDVTGTVDQLSLIASSIMSKKLAAGADAIVLDVKTGNGAFMKTEEDAFALAEEMVKIGKNAGKKMAAVITDMDQPLGNAVGNVLEVKEAILSLNGLGPKDFMEVVYALGTQMVLFAGKAETEEEARTMLEGTIKDKTALDKFAEFVEAQGGDKRLVYQPEVLPAAGIILEVMNTEEGYVSKIKAEDIGIASLVLGGGRVTKDSEIDLTVGVLLNKKRGDKVKMGDTLATIFANDMEKAKEAYAKIVCAYEIQPEQPASVPMIKGILR from the coding sequence ATGCGAATGTACGATTTAATTACAAAAAAGAAACAAGGCAATGCCTTAACCAAAGAAGAAATCAATTTTATGATTACAGGTTACACAAATGGCGAAATCCCGGATTATCAGATGTCTGCTATGATGATGGCAATCTGTTTTCAGGGAATGAATGATGAGGAAACACTGAACCTCACACTTGCCATGAGAGACAGTGGAGAGGTGCTGGATTTATCTGCCATCGAAGGTATCAAGGTAGATAAGCACAGTACCGGAGGGGTAGGAGACAAGACTTCGCTTGTGCTGGCACCAATGGTAGCAGCTCTTGGAATTCCGGTAGCTAAAATGTCAGGAAGAGGATTAGGACACACCGGTGGAACTATTGATAAATTGGAATGTTTTCCGGGCTTTTCTACCTCACTTACAGAAGAACAGTTCTATCAAAATGTGAATCAGGTAAAAATGGCAATTATGGGTCAGACTGCCAATTTGGCACCGGCAGATAAGAAATTGTATGCTTTACGGGATGTCACAGGAACGGTAGATCAGCTTTCCTTGATTGCATCCAGCATTATGAGCAAAAAATTAGCAGCAGGTGCAGATGCCATTGTTCTGGATGTTAAGACAGGAAATGGTGCTTTTATGAAAACGGAAGAAGATGCTTTTGCTCTTGCAGAAGAGATGGTGAAAATCGGAAAGAATGCAGGAAAGAAAATGGCGGCAGTCATTACCGATATGGATCAGCCTCTGGGAAATGCAGTAGGAAATGTGTTGGAAGTGAAAGAAGCGATACTTTCCTTAAATGGCCTTGGACCAAAGGATTTTATGGAAGTAGTTTATGCGCTTGGAACGCAGATGGTTCTTTTTGCCGGAAAAGCAGAAACAGAAGAAGAGGCAAGAACTATGTTAGAAGGAACTATTAAGGATAAGACCGCCTTAGATAAGTTTGCAGAATTTGTAGAAGCGCAAGGCGGTGATAAACGTCTGGTTTATCAACCAGAGGTGCTTCCGGCTGCGGGAATCATACTTGAAGTTATGAATACAGAAGAAGGCTATGTTTCTAAAATTAAGGCAGAAGACATCGGAATTGCCAGTCTTGTTCTTGGCGGAGGAAGGGTGACTAAAGATAGTGAAATAGACCTTACAGTAGGTGTGTTATTAAACAAAAAGCGTGGTGATAAAGTAAAAATGGGAGATACCCTTGCCACTATTTTTGCCAACGATATGGAAAAGGCAAAGGAAGCATATGCTAAAATTGTATGTGCGTATGAGATTCAGCCAGAGCAGCCTGCGTCAGTTCCTATGATAAAAGGAATCCTTCGTTAA
- a CDS encoding putative polysaccharide biosynthesis protein, with protein MSTKKKNESGFLVQGSILAVASIISRIIGLLYRIPLTAIIGDIGNDYYGAAMEVYSILLLISSYSLPLAVSKLVSTRVAKGERKNAYRLFKGALIFAVISGTIAAMIVYFGAEVITVYLVKTPLSIFALKVLAPTLLVVAVLGVVRGFFQGMGTMMPSAISQLIEQIINAVVSVWTAYMLFGYGTRIGAVLGNSKQYGAAYGAAGGTIGTGLGAFAALLFVLFVFSVYRPVYKNQMLRDRRKGEESYRNIFFVLIMTIVPVLLSTTIYNISSILDMGIFKNIAAAQGYKEKTYSTMWGIFSGKYKTLINVPIAIASSLAASSVPSLATAFASRDIPQVRRKVASSIRFIMVIAFPCAVGMGVLASPILQLLFHDARELPARMLQVGAVSIVFYSLSTLSNGILQGIDRMKAPVKNAAITLVLHIGVLMALMYGLDLNIYAVVWANTFFAFLMCILNGAAIRKYLKYRQEIVKTFLIPGIASAIMGGAVYGVYQLLIKTVKMNAIATIVSIIVGVIVYGVVLLLMRGLNEEELKPFPKGYLLVRLAKKMHLMKK; from the coding sequence ATGAGTACAAAGAAAAAAAATGAATCTGGTTTTTTGGTGCAAGGTTCTATTCTGGCAGTGGCATCTATCATTAGTAGAATTATCGGATTACTGTACCGAATTCCCTTAACGGCAATTATCGGGGATATTGGTAACGATTACTATGGGGCAGCAATGGAGGTATATAGTATTTTATTGCTAATTTCCTCTTATAGTTTACCTTTAGCTGTTTCAAAGTTGGTATCTACCAGAGTGGCAAAGGGAGAAAGAAAAAATGCATATCGCCTTTTTAAAGGAGCACTGATATTTGCAGTAATTTCTGGAACCATAGCAGCAATGATTGTGTATTTTGGTGCAGAAGTTATAACAGTATATTTGGTAAAAACACCATTAAGTATCTTTGCTTTAAAAGTGCTGGCGCCGACGCTTTTGGTTGTAGCTGTATTGGGAGTGGTACGAGGATTTTTCCAGGGAATGGGAACTATGATGCCGAGTGCTATATCTCAGTTAATAGAGCAAATTATTAATGCAGTGGTAAGTGTGTGGACAGCATATATGCTCTTTGGATATGGTACTCGTATAGGAGCAGTACTTGGCAATTCGAAGCAGTATGGAGCTGCTTATGGAGCAGCAGGTGGAACGATAGGTACTGGTCTTGGTGCATTTGCAGCATTGTTATTTGTATTATTTGTATTTTCTGTATATCGCCCGGTATATAAGAACCAAATGCTGCGTGATAGAAGAAAAGGGGAAGAAAGTTATCGGAACATTTTTTTTGTTTTGATTATGACAATTGTACCGGTTTTATTAAGTACTACAATTTATAACATTAGTTCTATTTTAGATATGGGAATTTTCAAAAATATTGCGGCTGCACAAGGGTATAAAGAAAAGACTTATAGTACTATGTGGGGGATTTTTAGTGGGAAATACAAGACGCTTATTAATGTACCTATTGCGATTGCATCTTCTTTAGCTGCATCGAGTGTACCAAGTCTTGCGACAGCATTTGCATCGAGAGATATACCACAGGTACGACGAAAGGTTGCAAGTTCCATTCGTTTTATTATGGTAATTGCATTTCCGTGTGCAGTAGGAATGGGTGTGCTTGCATCACCGATTTTGCAATTACTATTCCATGATGCGAGAGAATTACCGGCTAGAATGTTACAGGTGGGAGCAGTTTCTATTGTATTCTACTCTCTGTCTACGTTAAGTAATGGAATATTACAGGGAATTGACAGGATGAAAGCTCCGGTAAAAAATGCAGCAATTACGTTAGTACTTCATATTGGTGTATTAATGGCACTTATGTATGGACTTGATCTTAATATCTATGCAGTAGTATGGGCAAATACATTCTTTGCATTTCTCATGTGCATATTGAATGGAGCAGCGATAAGAAAATATCTAAAGTATCGTCAAGAAATTGTAAAGACATTTTTGATTCCAGGGATTGCCTCTGCGATTATGGGAGGAGCAGTATATGGAGTATACCAGTTGCTCATAAAGACGGTAAAGATGAATGCAATAGCTACAATAGTATCTATTATTGTAGGTGTTATTGTGTATGGAGTAGTTCTTTTATTGATGCGTGGACTGAATGAAGAAGAATTAAAGCCATTTCCGAAAGGTTATTTACTGGTTCGACTTGCAAAGAAAATGCATCTGATGAAAAAATAA
- a CDS encoding YabP/YqfC family sporulation protein, with the protein MGKNKLSRVKSNIVESLELPKDIMYGAVIISATGRNQVLIENYKGIIEYTREKIRLQTKNCQVTIEGKRLMIEYYTNEEMKITGFIQGILYDS; encoded by the coding sequence ATGGGAAAAAACAAATTAAGCCGGGTCAAATCAAATATTGTAGAATCGCTAGAACTTCCTAAGGACATTATGTATGGGGCAGTTATTATTTCTGCTACGGGGAGAAATCAGGTTCTGATAGAAAATTATAAGGGAATTATCGAATATACCAGAGAGAAGATTCGACTTCAGACAAAAAATTGTCAGGTCACCATAGAGGGAAAACGCCTGATGATAGAATACTACACCAATGAGGAAATGAAAATCACCGGATTTATACAGGGAATATTATATGACTCATAA